One segment of Brassica napus cultivar Da-Ae chromosome C3, Da-Ae, whole genome shotgun sequence DNA contains the following:
- the LOC125584345 gene encoding ATP-dependent helicase BRM-like codes for MASPVSSRKFGSLSALDTRPGSVSKRLVDDTEDGEIAASGDSHIDLQRSGSWAHERDEGEEQVLQPTIKRKRSIRLRPRQTGERIDGTDMPPAQPLQVNPSYRSKLRTVVDSHGSRQEQSDSSSRLRSLPGKKIANTSKLHVSSPKSGRLNTTQLPLEDNTEAARETWDGTSPIGSSNAGARMSHNIQKRCKTVISKLQRRIDKEGQQIVPMLTNLWKRIQTGYAAGGVNNLLELREIDHRLERLEYAGVMELASDVQYMLRGAMQFYGFSHEVRSEARKVHNLFFDLLKMSFPDSDFREARNALSFSGPTPTLVSTLSPRTVGISQGKKQKPVNEEEPEPSSPQRPQQRENSRIRVQIPQKETKLGGTSSHNDDSPILAHPGELVICKKKRKDREKSAPRTRTAGSSSPVSPPAMVGRGLKSPVSGSGTRETRLAQQQRWPNQGTHPKQQRCGW; via the exons ATGGCTTCTCCAGTTTCTTCACGAAAGTTTGGCTCTTTGTCTGCATTGGACACTAGGCCAGGTTCTGTCTCAAAAAGACTG GTGGATGATACAGAAGATGGGGAAATAGCAGCATCGGGGGATTCTCACATAGATCTCCAACGATCAGGAAGTTGGGCCCATGAACGTGATGAAGGGGAAGAACAGGTTTTGCAACCTACAATAAAGCGGAAACGGAGTATTCGTCTAAGACCCCGTCAAACAGGAGAAAGAATAGACGGTACTGATATGCCTCCAGCTCAGCCATTGCAAGTCAATCCTAGCTATCGATCAAAATTGAGGACAGTTGTTGACTCGCATGGTTCAAGACAAgaacagagtgattcatcctcgaGACTTAGGAGTTTACCTGGAAAGAAGATAGCTAATACTTCCAAGCTTCATGTATCATCACCAAAATCTGGTAGATTGAATACCACACAGCTTCCCCTGGAGGACAACACTGAAGCTGCCAGAGAAACATGGGATGGAACTAGTCCTATTGGCTCTTCAAATGCAGGTGCAAGAATGTCCCACAACATACAGAAACGG TGCAAAACGGTCATTAGCAAACTCCAAAGGAGAATCGACAAAGAAGGTCAGCAGATTGTGCCTATGCTGACAAATTTGTGGAAGAGAATTCAGACTGGTTATGCAGCTGGAGGTGTAAATAATCTTTTGGAACTGCGAGAGATAGATCACCGGTTAGAAAGGCTAGAGTACGCAGGGGTTATGGAACTCGCATCTGACGTGCAGTATATGCTAAGGGGAGCAATGCAGTTCTATGGATTCTCGCACGAG GTGAGATCTGAAGCAAGGAAGGTTCACAACCTGTTCTTTGATCTACTGAAAATGTCTTTTCCAGATTCAGATTTCCGGGAAGCAAGGAATGCACTTTCCTTCTCTGGACCAACCCCAACGTTGGTATCTACACTGTCCCCAAGAACAGTAGGTATTAGTCAGGGTAAGAAGCAAAAGCCGGTTAATGAAGAGGAACCGGAGCCGAGCTCTCCTCAGAGACCTCAACAACGAGAGAATTCAAGGATCAGAGTACAGATACCTCAGAAAGAAACGAAGCTTGGCGGGACATCAAGCCACAACGACGACTCTCCAATTTTAGCTCATCCAGGGGAACTAGTAATctgcaagaagaagaggaaagacAGAGAAAAGTCTGCGCCGAGAACCAGAACCGCCGGCTCAAGCAGCCCGGTGTCACCACCAGCAATGGTGGGTCGTGGTCTTAAAAGTCCTGTGTCTGGTTCAGGTACAAGGGAGACAAGGCTAGCACAGCAGCAAAGATGGCCAAACCAAGGCACTCATCCAAAACAACAGCGGTGCGGCTGGTGA